A single region of the Palaemon carinicauda isolate YSFRI2023 chromosome 17, ASM3689809v2, whole genome shotgun sequence genome encodes:
- the LOC137656704 gene encoding uncharacterized protein: MEMYSKLRDLPKLVANLSAVITNLNNAIFTTCKYSVPKHSTLNHSSVKLSALRILKKRDIQKRTRTILNKLINLNGGKLRIPHECQEYINISGYTLTPAQEQILKMGLNCHYVTRPRPTDKRLEVELLLDSILALQDRGTLRTTDALQPLLLAEALTERGHYTSGIVTQDMKAAAKELKQIAGVTVRRADKTAAFVLIDTEEYHKKLDNILADSSKFVRLTRNPIEEIKKEANKTIEAVNAATNAIHLPVISGDFWPGYLYGNVKTHKQGNPLRPIISQYPTPTYQLAKRLNAILTPYITNRYCVASSAEFLDKIKDSTCDGVIASMDVESLFTNVPVDETIDLTADRVYRDDSTPSLNIPEPALRTLLAICTKRALFTTHRGHTYLQKDGVAMGSPLRVLFANFYMGIVEERVFSRVECPFLYF; the protein is encoded by the coding sequence ATGGAAATGTATTCAAAATTAAGAGATTTGCCAAAACTGGTTGCCAATCTCAGTGCTGTCATTACAAATCTAAATAATGCAATATTTACAACATGCAAATATAGTGTACCTAAGCATAGTACACTCAACCACAGTAGTGTAAAGTTGagtgccctccgaatccttaagaagagagacatacagaagaggacccgcaccatcctgaataaattgatcaacctcaacggtggcaaacttcgtataccacatgaatgccaggagtacatcaatatctcggggtataccctgactcctgcacaggaacaaatcctcaagatgggcctcaactgccactacgtgaccagaccaaggcccactgataaacgcctcgaggtcgagctgctacttgactcaatcctcgcccttcaagatcgtggcaccctgcgaactactgatgccctccagcccttgcttcttgctgaggccctcactgaaaGGGGTcattacaccagtggtatcgtcacccaggacatgaaggcagctgccaaggaacttaagcagatTGCTGGTgtcactgttcgtagggcagacaagactgctgcctttgtgcttattgacacagaggaataccacaagaaactcgacaacatcctggctgattcctccaaatttgtgcgcctcactagaaaccctatcgaagaaatcaagaaagaggctaacaaaaccatcgaggctgtgaatgcagcaaccaatgccatacacctgccagttatttcaggggatttctggccagGCTACCTTTATGgtaatgtgaaaacccacaagcagggcaaccccctacgccccattataagtcaataccctactccgacttaccagcttgccaaacgactgaatgccatcctgacgccctacattacaaatcgttactgtgtagcttcatccgccgaattcctggataaaattaaggactctacgtgtgatggagttattgcatcgatggatgtagagtctttattcacaaacgtgcctgtggacgaaaccatagaccttaccgccgatagggtctatagggacgactctacaccatctctgaacatccctgaaccagcccttcggaccctgctagccatctgtacgaagagggccctctttaccacccatcgagggcatacctacttgcagaaggatggtgtagcgatgggctcacccctgagagttctattcgcgaatttttacatgggaattgtagaagagagggtgttctcccgtgtagaatgcccctttctgtacttttag